Proteins encoded within one genomic window of Aspergillus nidulans FGSC A4 chromosome VII:
- a CDS encoding uncharacterized protein (transcript_id=CADANIAT00008648), with protein sequence MIPPCDPTILEHNPLFKRLHQHLTASLLNPDGSTRTTDAQPARREIIMELRGCRMRNAKKQIKKQMLRQLALDPDNELPDECREPLAIISLYLEASPNELDQIRDPRDGVDVDTLLASDFEKFYAKLPFIMPHFTRSLASALHDLRSLANAGNKAALSNTSTEGSRSRMQVRCRSKAARQDPLGPQLSERLQNLRHLQLSELAGGRTRMAGTAAEVLAMRAAILERTVTLLERTKHGAMARATKAKAEHLAAVARGLEGKLRVMRLDALAAIHTPEVNAALSHYFQHLRNARERLEERRRLVLDELKAYEDADSSTINGPAKPGPIVGFIRQYGNLIKQIEDIKSEIRRLQR encoded by the exons ATGATCCCACCGTGTGATCCGACGATATTAGAGCACAATCCGCTCTTCAAACGCTTACATCAACATTTAACTGCCTCTTTGCTAAACCCCGATGGCTCAACGCGCACCACCGATGCGCAACCAGCAAGAAGGGAAATTATCATG GAATTGAGAGGCTGCCGTATGCGCAACGCGAAGAAACAAATAAAGAAGCAAATGCTGCGCCAACTGGCGTTGGACCCTGACAACGAACTGCCGGATGAG TGTCGTGAGCCCCTCGCTATCATCAGCCTATACCTTGAAGCTTCGCCGAACGAGCTCGACCAGATCCGCGACCCTCGTGATGGAGTGGACGTGGATACGCTCCTGGCATCGGATTTTGAGAAATTCTACGCAAAGCTGCCTTTCATCATGCCGCATTTTACACGATCCCTTGCGTCCGCCTTGCATGACCTTCGATCCCTCGCGAATGCGGGCAACAAGGCAGCCCTTTCAAATACGTCAACAGAAGGCTCCCGGTCACGGATGCAAGTCCGATGCCGTTCAAAGGCCGCGCGACAGGACCCTCTTGGTCCTCAGCTGAGTGAACGACTGCAAAATTTGCGCCATTTACAGTTATCTGAGCTCGCCGGGGGTCGAACGCGCATGGCCGGAACGGCGGCAGAGGTACTTGCCATGCGAGCGGCGATACTAGAGCGGACTGTAACTCTCCTGGAACGCACGAAACATGGCGCAATGGCGCGTGCGACGAAGGCTAAGGCAGAGCACCTTGCGGCTGTGGCGCGTGGACTTGAAGGCAAGCTGAG GGTGATGAGACTGGATGCTTTGGCCGCGATTCACACACCCGAAGTTAATGCTGCGCTTTCCCATTATTTTCAGCACCTGCGCAATGCGCGAGagcggctggaggagagaagacgCCTGGTTCTGGATGAATTGAAAGCGTACGAAGACGCGGATTCGAGCACCATAAACGGTCCTGCAAAGCCTGGACCTATTGTTGGGTTCATCCGCCAGTACGGAAACCTGATTAAACAGATTGAAGATATCAAGTCGGAGATTCGGCGATTACAAAGGTAG
- the dph3 gene encoding CSL family zinc fnger-containing protein (transcript_id=CADANIAT00008649), with protein sequence MRLVYSIHSTHNWKLENRQFRRETKMADEALSIYDEIEIEDMTFDANLQIYHYPCPCGDRFEIAIDDLRYGEDIAVCPSCSLMIKVIFDQSDLPKEEKKETEGVSVKA encoded by the exons ATGCGACTGGTTTACTCCATACATTCGACTCACAACTGGAAACTGGAAAACAGGCAGTTCAGACGGGAAACAAAAATGGCTGACGAGGCACTCTCTATTTACGATGAAATCGAGATTGAAGATATGACCTTTGACGCTAACCTACAAATTTATCACTACCCGTGCCCATGTGGCGACCGCTTCGAAATCGCAATTGACGACCTTCGATATGGCGAGGACATTGCAGTTTGTCCGAGCTGCAGCTTGATGATCAAGGTTATATTCGATCAG TCTGATCTTCccaaggaagaaaagaaggagacgGAAGGCGTTTCGGTCAAAGCTTAA
- a CDS encoding ferroxidase (transcript_id=CADANIAT00008650) codes for MLTSRAARALLSSFPSTFGLRRLAIAASAASTFRFPNSTKLVAKYQHRNGFHSTPQIQKGITPGSPDPPAPQPESSVRVSEPSPLSNHQYHEYSDHYLHVVQAKIEEMEEDRSDLETDLSAGILHINVANVGTYVLNKQPPIKQLWLSSPVSGPRQYDWVVEGDQMHEKQETRPFTNGQWVCLRDNSNLTELLNKELGLNLPRDVYSEVDE; via the exons ATGCTCACCAGCCGCGCAGCCCGCgcccttctctcttccttcccgtCCACTTTCGGGCTTCGCAGACTCGCAATAGCAGCTTCCGCCGCTTCGACCTTCCGTTTCCCAAACTCAACAAAGCTCGTTGCCAAATATCAACACCGCAACGGCTTTCATTCGACCCCGCAAATTCAAAAAGGCATCACCCCAGGCTCTCCTGACCCACCGGCACCGCAGCCAGAGTCCTCCGTGCGCGTCTCGGAACCGTCGCCGTTATCGAACCACCAATATCACGAGTACTCGGACCATTATCTGCATGTCGTACAAGCTAAAAttgaggaaatggaggaagaCAGGTCGGATCTTGAAACTGACCTTAGC GCCGGTATCCTCCATATCAATGTCGCCAACGTTGGAACATACGTCTTAAACAAACAACCCCCCATCAAGCAATTGTGGCTAAGTTCTCCGGTCTCCGGACCAAGGCAGTACGACTGGGTTGTGGAGGGAGATCAGATGCACGAGAAGCAGGAAACAAGACCATTCACAAACGGGCAGTGGGTGTGTTTGAGGGATAATTCGAACCTGACGGAACTGCTGAACAAGGAGTTGGGATTGAATTTGCCGAGAGATGTTTACAGCGAGGTTGACGAGTAG
- a CDS encoding putative transcription regulator BDF1 (transcript_id=CADANIAT00008646), whose amino-acid sequence MATPPPEAPSVLKEGKPQLPPSPNGDSSSDFDRAGVQPPVTDSIPIPPTDGAKTTEKDAKNISMNGHASGQENGIVNTASPPKSPAPPATTTSIAQDGPVAGNSAVDDKPATPGNVPKQPTNGAGADDNSSKATPLSQSIPQDSSATPAGVQSPQSTAAVKTELPHHPHAAVQPEKPSTVDVSSAANAQPSPAIDQEMRDAPASPTKLSREREVEPNDEPSAKRTKIDTQGSAELKAPELPTPVTDTPMTTGNGDGPLTRVQHRFLVKAIQSLKRLHDARFYKEPVDPVKMAIPTYFDVIKEPMDLGTIEQKLKNNVYTSPQSVFNDFELMVRNAHVFNGPDHIVSVEGKRLQATFEKQMLNLPKADEVEEKKPKKAASSKTSNARRDPRPSAGSNAVRPTGGSPQATTFALGPEGLPLIRRDSTNADGRPKRSIHPPKRDLPYSTKPKKKKFQWELKFCREVLDELHKTKHYSYAFPFYYPVDPVALNIPTYHSIIKKPMDLSTVSSKLNTGQYENAKEFEMDIRQIMKNCFKFNLKGDPIYMAGEKLEEVFNAKWAQKESYLAAHEPPPEQHSAASSSEESDEDEEGSDDEEDEAINRLKQQIADMSQQLEAMTQKKKKTPPKKAKSKKKDSKKVGATGAGRKDKKGGGKSSKPEKPRYVSYHDKQIISNGISSLPDKKMQEALKIIQSNVPALKGTQETEIELDIDELPNDVLWMLLKFVKKNAPHVVEEDEASSPVAPNAAPPKPKKNKPMSKYEQEAQINMLESNLSRFQGGGHGRSPEPVPSLEANDSSGDSEDDSEESEEE is encoded by the exons ATGGCGACGCCGCCTCCTGAGGCACCCTCTGTTCTAAAAGAGGGAAAGCCTCAACTGCCGCCGTCGCCAAATGGAGACTCATCTTCTGACTTCGATCGCGCAGG TGTACAGCCTCCGGTGACTGACTCCATTCCGATCCCGCCGACCGACGGAGCTAAAACAACTGAGAAAGATGCCAAGAATATTAGTATGAATGGTCATGCCTCTGGGCAGGAGAATGGTATCGTGAACACCGCTTCCCCTCCCAAGTCACCTGCGCCTCCAGCCACAACCACCAGCATCGCACAAGATGGACCAGTTGCTGGGAACTCAGCGGTAGATGACAAACCAGCCACTCCTGGCAACGTGCCGAAACAGCCGACCAACGGCGCTGGTGCAGACGACAATAGCTCCAAGGCCACACCCTTGTCGCAAAGCATCCCGCAAGATTCATCCGCTACACCAGCTGGTGTGCAGTCACCACAAAGCACTGCTGCGGTCAAAACCgagcttcctcatcatccccaTGCTGCTGTGCAGCCCGAAAAACCTTCCACCGTAGATGTTTCCTCTGCAGCAAACGCGCAACCTTCGCCAGCTATTGACCAGGAGATGCGGGATGCACCCGCTTCACCAACGAAGCTCTCGAGGGAGCGCGAGGTTGAACCGAACGATGAACCTTCCGCGAAGCGTACGAAGATCGATACTCAAGGATCCGCCGAACTCAAGGCTCCGGAATTACCAACACCAGTCACAGATACACCAATGACTACGGGAAATGGTGACGGCCCTCTCACAAGGGTACAGCATAGGTTCCTTGTCAAAGCCATTCAAAGTCTGAAGCGTCTGCACGACGCGCGGTTCTACAAGGAGCCCGTTGATCCCGTCAAAATGGCTATTCCGACTTATTTTGACGTCATCAAGGAGCCAATGGATTTGGGTACCATCGAACAGAAACTGAAGAACAATGTGTACACGTCACCGCAGAGCGTTTTCAACGATTTTGAGCTTATGGTTCGGAATGCGCACGTTTTCAATGGACCCGATCACATTGTCTCCGTTGAGGGTAAAAGGCTCCAAGCCACAttcgagaagcagatgctgaatCTGCCCAAGGCTGACGAagtggaggaaaagaagcctAAGAAAGCTGCGTCGTCCAAAACCTCTAACGCTCGTCGAGATCCTCGGCCGTCAGCTGGATCGAATGCAGTACGTCCAACAGGTGGATCACCCCAGGCTACAACTTTTGCCTTGGGACCCGAGGGACTGCCTCTTATTCGGAGAGATTCTACGAATGCCGATGGCCGCCCCAAGCGTTCCATCCACCCTCCCAAGCGCGACCTGCCATATTCAACAAAgccaaaaaagaagaagttccAATGGGAGCTAAAGTTTTGTCGAGAAGTCCTCGATGAATTACATAAGACCAAACACTACTCGTATGCTTTCCCGTTTTATTACCCTGTGGACCCGGTCGCCTTGAACATTCCCACATACCACAGCATCATTAAGAAGCCCATGGATCTTTCCACTGTCAGCTCCAAACTTAATACCGGTCAGTATGAGAATGCGAAAGAGTTTGAGATGGACATACGCCAGATCATGAAGAATTGCTTCAAGTTCAATCTTAAAGGCGATCCCATTTACATGGCCGGTGAGAAGTTAGAGGAAGTTTTCAATGCCAAATGGGCACAGAAGGAAAGTTATCTAGCAGCTCACGAACCTCCTCCGGAGCAACACAGTgcagcctcatcctcggAAGAAagtgatgaagacgaggaagggagtgacgatgaggaagatgaagcgaTCAACAGACTGAAGCAACAGATTGCCGATATGTCTCAGCAGCTGGAAGCGATGAcccaaaagaagaagaagactccACCGAAGAAGGCAAAGTCGAAAAAGAAGGATAGCAAAAAGGTTGGGGCTACTGGCGCTGGCAGAAAAGACAAGAAAGGTGGCGGGAAGTCATCGAAGCCCGAGAAACCACGCTATGTCTCGTACCATGATAAACAGATTATTTCAAACGGAATCAGCAGTCTTCCTGATAAGAAAATGCAGGAGGCACTCAAGATCATTCAGAGTAACGTTCCGGCTCTTAAG GGTACACAAGAGACTGAAATTGAGCTCGACATTGATGAACTTCCCAATGATGTTCTTTGGATGCTGCTCAAGTTCGTGAAGAAAAACGCACCTCATGTagttgaggaggacgaggcctCCTCGCCAGTTGCCCCCAATGCTGCACCACCCAaaccgaagaagaacaagcccATGAGCAAGTACGAACAGGAAGCTCAGATTAATATGCTCGAAAGCAACCTCTCACGCTTCCAAGGGGGTGGGCACGGTCGCTCTCCCGAACCAGTTCCTTCACTCGAGGCCAATGATAGCAGTGGTGACTCTGAGGATGATTCTgaagaaagcgaagaagagtaA
- a CDS encoding uncharacterized protein (transcript_id=CADANIAT00008651): MSTDITNKQHKGSKNSTNAKPKRPPLTHFLCLPLVNSVSLPQLESSLSSFKASIPPISFSILEKGQEDEQRQAHRPLIPDDAIRPVGTLHLTLGVMSLPNPQRLDEALRFFYSLDLVALMRKAEESAARQRSRSKTGKRESLAMENTQNAGQEKGVTADTSLLTSQSPRPVLTDEHSQVKSAAPEPFNISLESMHALPRARSATVLHAAPVDPTSRLYLFCEALRDKFLEAGFLQGEYKAEPRRTHKRKTRPQRDHENQDQSQQVQDHPNTLSTTITEHKSETKFKPRPLLLHVTIVNTIYIRGRKKNPGNSHVAGKKDAHSNRYTFDARDILSHYRNFYLDSDRTIPRSSGGIIAQFKSRGDTETICDNRDDIPAGDHSDANAPKDDEETQLTLSEGQNTGYPFIWARNFPIEGICICEMGAKKLDPAADQSGMNARLGEKYKVVAERSLHFRTIEQGTVGDPTPVAGRVFI, from the coding sequence ATGTCTACGGACATCACGAACAAGCAGCACAAGGGCTCAAAGAACTCAACCAACGCGAAACCAAAGCGGCCGCCTCTAACACACTTCCTCTGTCTGCCTCTCGTCAATTCTGTCTCCCTTCCTCAATTAGAGTCTTCATTATCCTCATTCAAAGCCTCGATCCCACCAATTTCATTCTCGATCTTGGAAaaagggcaagaagacgaGCAGCGACAGGCGCATCGCCCACTTATCCCGGACGATGCTATACGCCCTGTGGGTACGCTCCATCTTACTCTCGGGGTCATGAGTTTACCTAACCCGCAGCGCCTTGACGAAGCGCTGCGGTTCTTCTACTCTCTGGATCTAGTCGCCTTGATGCGCAAGGCGGAGGAAAGTGCTGCGCGGCAGCGATCGCGGTccaagactggaaagagAGAGTCCCTAGCAATGGAGAATACTCAGAACGCTGGACAAGAGAAAGGGGTAACAGCCGATACTAGCCTATTAACAAGTCAATCCCCCAGACCTGTCTTGACAGACGAACACTCTCAAGTCAAATCCGCCGCACCCGAACCGTTCAATATTTCATTGGAATCCATGCATGCTCTCCCACGTGCTCGCTCTGCGACCGTTCTGCATGCTGCGCCGGTTGACCCCACATCTCGTCTCTACCTGTTCTGCGAGGCATTACGCGACAAATTTTTGGAAGCTGGATTCCTGCAGGGAGAGTACAAAGCCGAGCCCAGAAGGACGCACAAGCGAAAGACCAGACCACAGAGAGATCATGAAAATCAGGATCAAAGTCAACAAGTCCAGGATCACCCGAACACCTTGTCTACAACAATAACGGAGCATAAAAGCGAGACAAAGTTCAAACCCCGTCCGCTCCTCTTACACGTTACAATTGTTAACACCATCTACATccggggaaggaagaagaatcCAGGCAATAGCCATGTCGCGGGAAAGAAGGATGCCCACAGTAATCGGTATACATTCGATGCGCGGGACATCCTCTCACATTATAGAAACTTCTATCTAGATAGTGACAGGACGATTCCGCGGTCAAGTGGTGGAATCATTGCTCAGTTCAAGTCCCGCGGTGATACGGAGACTATTTGTGACAATAGAGATGACATCCCAGCCGGAGATCACTCAGATGCGAATGCACCaaaggacgatgaggaaacTCAGCTGACTCTGAGTGAAGGACAGAACACAGGCTATCCGTTCATCTGGGCGAGGAACTTCCCTATTGAAGGTATTTGCATTTGCGAAATGGGCGCAAAGAAACTTGACCCAGCGGCCGATCAGAGTGGGATGAACGCTAGGCTAGGGGAGAAGTATAAAGTTGTGGCGGAGAGAAGCTTACATTTCCGAACAATCGAGCAGGGAACCGTAGGGGACCCGACGCCGGTCGCTGGCCGGGTATTTATATAG